Below is a window of Micromonospora chersina DNA.
TCTCCTTCGGGCGCTGTGCTGCGGACTGCTGACTCAGGTGCGGTGGGAGCGGGGTCAGCCGCCCGGGTTCTCCATCCGGCCGGACACCACGCCCTCGGCGATCGCCGCCGTCTCGGCGTCGGTGAGCCGGTGGGTGCCCTCGGCGGTCGCGGTCATCACCACCGGGTAGATCCGGCGGGTCAGATCCGGGCCACCGGTGGCGGTGTCGTCGTCGGCGGCGTCGTACAGGGCCTCGACGGCCAGCCGCGTCGCGTCGTCGATCGACAGCCCCGTGCGGAACCGCTTCTTCAGCGCCGACTTGGCGAACAGCGAACCGGAGCCGATGGCGTCGTAGCCGGTCTCCTCGTAGGGGCCGCCGGTCACGTCGAAGCTGAAGATCCGCCCGGCCCGCGCCGGGTCGGCGGCCGCCAGGTCGAAGCCGGCGAAGAGCGGGATCACGGCGAGGCCCTGCATCGCGGCGCCCAGGTTGCCCCGGATCATCGACGCCAGCCGGTTGGCCTTGCCGTCGAGCGAGAGCATCGCGCCCTCGATCTTCTCGTAGTGCTCCAGTTCCACC
It encodes the following:
- the prcB gene encoding proteasome subunit beta, translated to MAAGFDPSGRLPDVFTNAGTSSFTTFLSRVAPEMLPGRRPLPPGMAADLAPHATTIVAISASGGVVMAGDRRATMGNLIAQRDIEKVHPADAYSLVGIAGTAGIGIELMRLFQVELEHYEKIEGAMLSLDGKANRLASMIRGNLGAAMQGLAVIPLFAGFDLAAADPARAGRIFSFDVTGGPYEETGYDAIGSGSLFAKSALKKRFRTGLSIDDATRLAVEALYDAADDDTATGGPDLTRRIYPVVMTATAEGTHRLTDAETAAIAEGVVSGRMENPGG